The stretch of DNA TCTTCCACATAACGCCGTTCTATCGCATCAAGCCACAGTACCTGGGTAAAACCGAGTTCTTTTGCTTTCTCGGAGGCCATGAGACTTGCGGCATAGTTCCCGGCAGTCTTGGCCTCTCCTACGCCCCCCGGGGCCGCCCTCACATATTTGTCTGTCACAAAGATCTTTACAGGGCTGAATCCCTCAGCATAGTATGATCCTACCGGGCTCAATATCACTGCCAGCAGGTATTCCCTGGCAGGACGTACACCCAGGAAGGCCTCGGTAGCGATCATGAACGGCCGCACGTAAAGTGATGTGCCCCTGGCCTGAGGTACCCAGCGCCTCTCTATCCCGATGAGGGTCTTGATGGCTTGAAGGAGTTCATTCTTGTCTACCTGGGGCATGCACATACGCCAGGCGGAACGATTGAGACGGTCCATATTTTTTCCTGCCCTGAACAGTCTTATTTTTCCGTCCTGTCCCCGGTAGGCCTTAAGCCCTTCAAATATGGCCTGGCCATAATGCAGACACGCTGATGCAGGATCAAGAGAAAAGTCCCCATAGGGCACTATCCTCGCATCATGCCAGCCTGTGTCTGCCTTGTAATTCATCAAAAACATGTGGTCTGAAAGGTGTACGCCGAATCTCAGGTTAGAAGAAGGGATATTTTTTCGTTCTGATTCGGGTAAAAGTTCTATTTCAATA from Deltaproteobacteria bacterium encodes:
- a CDS encoding branched chain amino acid aminotransferase produces the protein MDIEIELLPESERKNIPSSNLRFGVHLSDHMFLMNYKADTGWHDARIVPYGDFSLDPASACLHYGQAIFEGLKAYRGQDGKIRLFRAGKNMDRLNRSAWRMCMPQVDKNELLQAIKTLIGIERRWVPQARGTSLYVRPFMIATEAFLGVRPAREYLLAVILSPVGSYYAEGFSPVKIFVTDKYVRAAPGGVGEAKTAGNYAASLMASEKAKELGFTQVLWLDAIERRYVEEVGTMNIFFLLKDTLVTPELSGSILPGITRDSVLRLARDWGFRVEERPIAINEVLEKAKSKALKECFGTGTAAVISPVGALYYKNENYSINGGKTGNLAQRLFDEITGLQYGEREDPYGWTDII